The following coding sequences are from one Vicinamibacteria bacterium window:
- a CDS encoding ThuA domain-containing protein, with protein sequence MGVAYLLAINVLVFSKAEGYRHEAIPDGVRALEAIADERGWRLDATEDSTVFRTEDLARYDVIVFLMTTGDVLNGDQQAALQKFVGSSKGFVGIHSASDTERDWPWYRELVGAYFQSHPGIQPAGYVVERRDHPATRMLPESWVRTDEHYTFDGNPRGRVEVLVSLDETSYGVEEHAMGDHPVVWHHRNLGGRAFYTALGHTRESYQDPLFRAHIAGAIAWAASSDED encoded by the coding sequence GTGGGCGTTGCGTACTTGCTTGCCATCAACGTGCTCGTCTTCTCGAAGGCCGAAGGCTACCGGCACGAGGCGATCCCCGACGGCGTTCGCGCCCTCGAGGCGATCGCGGACGAACGGGGTTGGCGTCTGGATGCCACCGAAGACTCGACCGTCTTCCGGACCGAGGATCTCGCGCGCTACGACGTCATCGTATTCCTCATGACGACCGGTGACGTGCTGAACGGCGACCAACAAGCCGCCCTCCAGAAATTCGTCGGCTCGTCCAAAGGCTTCGTCGGCATCCATTCCGCATCGGATACCGAACGTGACTGGCCCTGGTATCGGGAGCTCGTAGGTGCTTACTTCCAATCGCATCCGGGGATCCAGCCAGCCGGCTACGTCGTCGAGAGACGCGACCATCCCGCGACCCGCATGCTTCCCGAGAGTTGGGTGAGGACCGACGAGCATTACACCTTCGACGGCAATCCTCGTGGGCGGGTGGAGGTCCTCGTCTCGCTGGACGAGACGAGCTATGGCGTCGAAGAGCATGCCATGGGGGACCACCCCGTCGTGTGGCACCATCGAAACCTCGGAGGCCGCGCGTTCTATACGGCGCTCGGCCACACGAGGGAGTCGTACCAGGACCCGCTGTTCCGGGCGCATATCGCTGGAGCCATCGCCTGGGCGGCCTCGTCCGATGAAGACTGA